The Candidatus Eremiobacteraceae bacterium genome segment GCATCGATCGCAAGCAGTATCCGCTCGAGGCGATCGTCGCGCTCGTGAGCACGTTCAACCAGGGGATGCATCTCGAGGTCCTGTCGGGGATCAGTCACGGCCATCGCGCGCTGCTCGATCTCATCGACGGCTGGCTCGTAAGGCAAGAGAAGCAGAGGAGACGCAAGCGATGAAAGCGCGGCTGCCGGACCGCACGGGCGATGCCTATCGAGAGGGTGTCCGGATCTCGTACGAGGTCTTCGGCGACGGCCCGCACACGATCGTGCTCATGCCGCCCTGGGCGATCAACCACTCGCGGACGTGGAAGGGACAGATCCCCTATCTCGCGCGTCATTTCCGCGTCGTCACGTACGACGCGCCCGGTAACGGAGCATCGGACCGGCCGCAAGATCCGGCCCAGTATACCGATTGGAAGCGCGTCGCCGACGCGATCGCCGTCATGGATGCGACCGATACGAAGAGCGCGGTTCTCGTCGGCATCTGCACGGAAGCCTGGACCGCCGGACTGCTCGCCGGCGAACATCCGCACCGCGTCGACGGGCTCGTCTTCATCGCGCCGGTGTCGCCGTACGGGGAGTCGATGCCCAAGCGCGAAGCGACGAGCTTCGACGAAGTGTTGGACGAGCACGAAGGCTGGGCGAAAGAGAACCGCTATTATTGGCTTTCGAACTACCGCGACTTCCTGCAGTTCTTCTTCGCGGAAGGGCTGTGGGAGCCTCATTCGACGAAGCAGATCGAAGATTGTGTCGGGTGGGGGCTCGAGACCGATCCAAAAACGCTCATCGCGACCGTCGATGCACCGGAATATCTCGCGACCCTGAAGCCCGGCGATCCGGAGCTCGACGAGATATATAAGAAGATCGATTGCCCGGTGCTCGTCATCCACGGCGAGCAGGACCAGCTCGTCTCGCCGACGCGCGGTGTCGAAGTGGCAAAAAGGATAGGCGCAGAGCTCGTCATCGTCGAGAACGGCGGCCACGCGCTGTGGGCGCGTCAGCCGGTGAAGATGAACCTCATGCTGCGCGGGTTCGGAGACCGCGTGTTCGGATCGTCGTCGACGGCGCCGTCGATCGCGAACGGCGGCAGCGGTTCGCGTTGGCGAACCGGTCGCTCGCGGGGACGACGCGCTTTATACATCTCGTCGCCGATCGGGCTCGGGCACGCGCAACGCGACCTCGCGATCGCTCGCGAGCTGCGCAAGCTCCATCCTGATCTCGAGATCGATTGGCTCGCGCAAGATCCGGTGACGCGTGTCTTGGAGGCGGAAGGCGAGCGGATCCACCCGGCGAGCCGGTTCCTGTCGAGCGAAAGCAAACACATCGAGGTCGAGTCGGGCGAGCACGACCTGCACGCCTTCCAGGCGATGCGCCGGATGGACGAGATCCTCGTCAACAACTTCATGGTTTTCCACGACATCGTCCGAGATGCGCCGTACGACGTCTGGATCGGCGACGAGTCGTGGGAGCTCGACTACTACCTCCACGAAAACCCGGAGGAGAAGCGCGCGGCGTACGTCTGGATGACGGACTTCGTCGGCTGGATACCGATGCCGGACGGCGGCGAGCACGAGCGTTTCCTCACCGCCGACTACAACGCGGAAATGATCGAGCACATAGCGCGCTATCCGCGGCTGCGCGACCGTTCGATCTTCGTCGGCAGCCCGGACGATATCGTGCCCCAAACATTCGGGCCGGGGTTGCCGCAGATCCGCGAGTGGAGCGAGAAGCACTACGAATTCTCGGGTTACGTGACGGGGTTTGATCCGTCGTCATTGGGCGACCGGGCCGCGCTGCGAGCCGAGCTCGGCTACAAGCCGGACGAGACGGTCTGCATCGTAACGGTCGGCGGTTCGGGCGTCGGCGGGTCGCTGCTGCGCAAGGTCATCGCGTCGTTTTCGGCCGCGAAGCGTCTCGTGCCGTCGCTGCGGATGATCGCGGTAGCCGGGCCGCGCATCGATCCGGCGTCATTGGGGGCCGCCGACGGCCTTGAGATCCGGCCGTACGTCCACAACCTGTATCGCCATTTGGCGGTGTGCGACATCGCGGTCGTGCAGGGCGGGTTGACGACGGGCATGGAGCTTGCCGCGAACCGGCGTCCGTTCTTGTACTTTCCGCTGCGCCACCACTTCGAGCAATGGTTCCACGTCCGACATCGGCTCGATCGCTACGGCGCGGGTCGCTGCATGGACTACGAGACCGCGACGCCCGACGTCATCGCCGAAGCGATCGCCGCCGAACTGAAGCGGAAGATCGATTACCGACCGGTCGAAACCGATGGCGCCGCCCGAGCGGCCGCCTCCATCGCGCAATTGCTCTAGCGAATACTTCGACGTAAGCTCTCGACCGTTATTAGGATGGGGAGCGGTCGAGATTCATCTCGACCGCCGCGGCCTCACGAGTGCTCGCTCGTCTCCGGTCGAGCTAAAGCTCGACCGCAGCCTGCTAAATTGATGCAAGCTCGTCTCCGGTCGAGCTAAAGCTCGACCGCTCCCTGCCAAGTCGATGCGAGCTCGTCTCCGGTCGAGCTAAAGCTCGACCGCTCCCTGCTAAATTGATGCAAGCTCGTCTCCGGTCGAGCTAAAGCTCGACCGCTCCCTGCCAAGTCGATGCAAGCTCGTCTCCGGTCGAGCTAAAGCTCGACCGCTACACGCCAAATTGATGCGAGCTCGTCTCCGGCCGAGCTAAAGCTCGACCGCTACAAATCCATCGTCGCGAGCCCTTGTGTCATCACACCTTTTCTCATATGACAGGCTGAGGGCCTGACCGGCCCCCTCGTTTTGGGTCACACGCCCCCACGGCATGATGACGGACGTCACGAAAAGTCGACCAATGTCGCCTCGTGCCGCAAATCACTTCTTCCTCGCTGTCACGGTTTGTAGGGGCCTCATAGTCGAATAGATATATGAGGCGCCCATACACAAGGCTCAAAGAACCGGGTGCTGCGGAGTTGTGGTGTTCGACAAAAACGAATTGAGGATAAAGCGGAGTGGGTCGCGTTCGCGCGGCTTTTCGCTCATGGAGATCATGGTCGCGTTCGTCCTCGCACTGACCGCGGTCTTGACGCTTCTCGGCGTTTTCCCGCAAGGCATCACGTCGATTCAAGAGAGCAGCGACTCGATCCAAGCGCAAGCGATCGCTCAAGCATATCTCGACTACATCCGTGAGTACTACCAAACCGAGACCGGCGTTCCGTCGGGATTCCCCGCCTCGGGCACGTCGTTCAGCTGCACGCCAGGCGGCGTCCAACCGCTCCAGTTCCGCGGCGTCACCCAGTCGCAGATGCAGTTCAACTGCATCTACACATACTCGAACGTCGCAGTCGGCACGACGCCCGAACATCGCATCGATTTCACCGTCAGCTGGTCGTCAGAACAGCGCGGCAGCCAGTCGAGGACGTACGAGGAATATGTCATCAACTAAGCTTGCCGCAAAACGCGGCTTCACGCTCGTCGAGGTCATGGTCAGCTCGGTGATGGCGGCCATGTTCTTCACGATGCTTTACGGCATGTTCTTACCGGTGCTCAGCGTCTCGTCAGCGAGCAGCTCGAAAGCCGATACGCTATCCGCGGCGACGACGGCGCTCTACCAATTGGAAGCCGACATCCGCGTCGGCACGACGAACGGCATCACCGTCGGCTCGGCCGCCGCGACACCGCAACCGACCCTCGGCTCGGCGGCGGAAGTCACGGAACTCGCGGTCGAAGTGCCCGAATTGTTCGCGAACACAAACGACAACTACGGCCAGACGGTCTACGACTCGGGGACCGGCCTTTCCGACTTCGCATCGTACGTCGTATACGCGCTCGTCTCTGAATCGGGCGGGTCTTGCGATTCGACGCACCCGTGCGATCTCTACCGGGAGACCTGGCCTATCGGGTCCTCGTCGACGGCCGCGCAATCGATCGAGCTGACGCAGCCGGGCGAGCTCGCGACGCTTGTCGGCTCGATTTCGACCAACGGCCGACTGCTCGCGCGCAACATCACGAGTTTCCAGATCGCGAACCAGACGATAACCTGCGGCGGCGCCTGCCCAAACGGCCCCGCGCGTCCTGAGGTCGACCTCGAACTCGCGCAATACGCGACCGACCAACAAGGCAAGGTCAGCCAGACAAGTTACCAGACCCAAGTCTTCGTGAGGAACAACTAAGGAGTGCATACCATGCGAGAAGTTCGACGCAACCGGCACGATCGCGGCTTCGCGATCGTGATGGTGCTTTTCGTCATCGGGTTGCTGTTGGTGCTCGGCGCAGCGCTGACGATGACCTCGGTGATGAATTCGCAGAACACGGTCAGCGCAGACGCCCGCCAGCGCGCGTACAACACCGCGGAATCGGGCATCGCCGACGTCATGACGCAGCTCGGCAACGGCACGATCACGGCATCGACGACGGGTTGGGTCAACGGCAATACGTTCCCGTCGCAGACCGACACGAACTCGACCTACGACTATCAGATCAACATCAACACGAGTTCGGCCCCGGTCGCCGTGCAAGATCCGCTGACGAACACAGGCCAGACGTGCTCGTCGACGTCCAACCCAGGCACCGGCTGCGTGGCCGTGCCGGGGCTCGGGGCATTCGTCACGGTCCGTGGCCATTATTTGAACCATCAGATGAACGCCGAAGTGGTCGCGCTCTCGAATGACCTCACGCTCAACGGCTACACGCTGTTGACGAAGGGCAACGCGGGCACGAACGGCAACGGCAACATCGCTTCGGATCCGTGCCTTTCGAACACGGGCTGCGGCGGCTCGGCGCCGTCAACGCACAACGTCAAAGCATTCACGGACGGCAGCTTCAACGGCGGCAAGGGCGTGATCGACGGCATCGTCCAGTCGGTCGGCACCGCGACCGCTACTCTGCCTAGCGGCTGTTCTTGGTGCGTCGCGCAGTCAGGAGCCTCCGCCATCGCGTTTCCGTCGAGCAACAACCTGGTCCAAGACGAGAACACGTGGAAGAACGACGCGACCACCCAAGGCCACTTCTACAACTCGACCGCGACGCTGCCGAGCAGCATCAACATCGGACCGGGCCAGACGTTCTTCATCGATCAGGGCATCGACCTGAAGGACATCTCGATCACGAACGGCGGCGGTATCCTCGTCGTCACCGGCGCTGTGACCGAGACCG includes the following:
- a CDS encoding alpha/beta fold hydrolase; its protein translation is MKARLPDRTGDAYREGVRISYEVFGDGPHTIVLMPPWAINHSRTWKGQIPYLARHFRVVTYDAPGNGASDRPQDPAQYTDWKRVADAIAVMDATDTKSAVLVGICTEAWTAGLLAGEHPHRVDGLVFIAPVSPYGESMPKREATSFDEVLDEHEGWAKENRYYWLSNYRDFLQFFFAEGLWEPHSTKQIEDCVGWGLETDPKTLIATVDAPEYLATLKPGDPELDEIYKKIDCPVLVIHGEQDQLVSPTRGVEVAKRIGAELVIVENGGHALWARQPVKMNLMLRGFGDRVFGSSSTAPSIANGGSGSRWRTGRSRGRRALYISSPIGLGHAQRDLAIARELRKLHPDLEIDWLAQDPVTRVLEAEGERIHPASRFLSSESKHIEVESGEHDLHAFQAMRRMDEILVNNFMVFHDIVRDAPYDVWIGDESWELDYYLHENPEEKRAAYVWMTDFVGWIPMPDGGEHERFLTADYNAEMIEHIARYPRLRDRSIFVGSPDDIVPQTFGPGLPQIREWSEKHYEFSGYVTGFDPSSLGDRAALRAELGYKPDETVCIVTVGGSGVGGSLLRKVIASFSAAKRLVPSLRMIAVAGPRIDPASLGAADGLEIRPYVHNLYRHLAVCDIAVVQGGLTTGMELAANRRPFLYFPLRHHFEQWFHVRHRLDRYGAGRCMDYETATPDVIAEAIAAELKRKIDYRPVETDGAARAAASIAQLL
- a CDS encoding prepilin-type N-terminal cleavage/methylation domain-containing protein, with product MSSTKLAAKRGFTLVEVMVSSVMAAMFFTMLYGMFLPVLSVSSASSSKADTLSAATTALYQLEADIRVGTTNGITVGSAAATPQPTLGSAAEVTELAVEVPELFANTNDNYGQTVYDSGTGLSDFASYVVYALVSESGGSCDSTHPCDLYRETWPIGSSSTAAQSIELTQPGELATLVGSISTNGRLLARNITSFQIANQTITCGGACPNGPARPEVDLELAQYATDQQGKVSQTSYQTQVFVRNN